In Rhodovulum sulfidophilum DSM 1374, the following are encoded in one genomic region:
- a CDS encoding ABC transporter substrate-binding protein has product MQESYLSRRNMVRGGLAIAALCLGSAPRAARSDRQRGSSVSITDIDGRTVAITRPIRRLLLGNGPLAYVMAVLQPENPFANVVGWGNNFRAADLDGYNAYLRRFPDIDRIPSFSSGTLESIGAELAISLEPDVVVMNLSSKHAALASGLMARLAHVGIPVLFVDFRTRMFENTTRSIQILGELLERQDRAARFLQFRQEQIDRVIEPLAKVRSRPRVMVERAAGMYDDCCLTYGDGNFGELIRAAGGDNLGAHFLHGSFGTLHPEQVIESDPDVVLVTGANWSLYSPAGDWVNLGPGADPVEGQSRLHRLMQRPAYRSLRAVTAGRVHAIWHPFYDNPYYFIALQRVAKWLHPEVFAALDPEDTFRELHARFLPVPYESGYWLSLEGGAS; this is encoded by the coding sequence ATGCAAGAAAGCTATCTTTCGCGCCGAAACATGGTGCGGGGCGGTCTGGCAATCGCGGCCTTGTGCCTCGGTTCCGCGCCCCGCGCCGCCCGATCCGACCGACAGCGCGGCTCGTCCGTCTCCATCACTGACATCGATGGTCGGACGGTCGCCATCACAAGACCGATAAGGCGGCTGCTTCTTGGCAATGGTCCGCTCGCTTATGTGATGGCGGTGCTGCAACCCGAAAACCCCTTCGCCAATGTGGTCGGCTGGGGAAACAATTTCCGGGCCGCCGATCTGGACGGCTACAATGCCTATCTGCGCAGGTTTCCCGATATCGACCGGATCCCCTCCTTCTCCAGCGGAACGCTGGAGTCGATCGGTGCCGAACTGGCGATCTCGCTCGAACCCGATGTCGTGGTGATGAATCTGAGTTCGAAACATGCCGCCCTTGCCTCGGGCTTGATGGCAAGATTGGCGCATGTCGGGATTCCCGTGCTGTTTGTCGATTTTCGCACCAGGATGTTCGAGAACACGACCCGCAGTATCCAGATCCTGGGCGAGTTGCTCGAGCGGCAGGATCGCGCGGCCCGCTTCCTGCAATTTCGTCAGGAGCAGATCGACCGGGTCATCGAGCCGCTGGCGAAGGTTCGGTCACGGCCGCGTGTGATGGTCGAGCGCGCGGCAGGAATGTATGACGACTGCTGCCTCACCTATGGCGACGGCAATTTCGGCGAGCTGATCAGGGCGGCCGGCGGGGACAACCTTGGCGCACATTTTCTGCACGGGTCTTTCGGCACCCTGCACCCCGAGCAGGTTATCGAGTCCGATCCCGACGTCGTTCTGGTTACGGGAGCAAACTGGTCCCTCTATTCTCCGGCCGGGGATTGGGTCAATCTCGGACCGGGCGCCGATCCCGTCGAAGGACAGAGCCGCCTGCACCGCTTGATGCAGCGGCCGGCCTATCGCTCGTTGCGGGCGGTGACTGCAGGGCGGGTTCATGCGATCTGGCATCCGTTCTACGACAACCCCTATTATTTCATTGCGCTGCAGCGCGTCGCGAAATGGCTTCACCCGGAAGTTTTCGCCGCACTCGATCCCGAGGACACGTTTCGCGAGCTGCATGCCCGGTTCCTTCCGGTGCCTTATGAATCAGGCTACTGGCTTAGCCTGGAGGGGGGCGCATCGTGA
- a CDS encoding D-alanyl-D-alanine carboxypeptidase family protein, giving the protein MRPTFLSALAGALSLLALAAPAQANFETRAGAAYVVDQSTGTVLLSKNADQPVPPASMSKLMTLNMLFEALRDGRVTLETQFSVSSRAMAMGGSTMFLNERDRPTVEDLIQGIIVQSGNDACVVVAEGLAGTEEAFARLMTERAQVLGMTNSTFANASGWPHPNQRMSMHDLGILAMRLIDEFPEYYGFFGEQEYDYDGRAPQNRFNRNPLLKLGIGADGLKTGHTQEAGYGLVGSALQNGRRVTFVVSGLDSAEQRAEEGERIINWAFRQFVQRDVLRRGERLAETDVWMGEIEKVGLVARDDLEVLLPAIVRDTVEAEVHYHDPVLAPIEAGQELGELVIQRPDMEPLRVPLVAERAVARGGFVPRLRTATEVILRWAEEKAADL; this is encoded by the coding sequence ATGCGACCGACCTTCCTGTCCGCCCTTGCCGGGGCCCTTTCCCTGCTGGCGCTTGCCGCGCCGGCCCAGGCCAATTTCGAGACCCGGGCGGGCGCTGCCTATGTCGTCGACCAGTCGACCGGCACCGTGCTCTTGTCGAAGAATGCCGATCAGCCGGTGCCGCCGGCCTCGATGTCCAAGCTGATGACGCTGAACATGCTGTTCGAGGCGCTGCGCGACGGCCGGGTGACGCTCGAGACCCAGTTCTCGGTCTCGTCCAGGGCGATGGCGATGGGCGGCTCGACGATGTTTCTCAACGAGCGCGACCGGCCGACCGTCGAGGACCTGATCCAGGGCATCATCGTGCAGTCGGGCAACGATGCCTGCGTGGTGGTGGCCGAGGGGCTGGCGGGCACCGAAGAGGCCTTCGCGCGGCTGATGACCGAGCGGGCCCAGGTGCTGGGCATGACCAACTCGACCTTCGCCAATGCCAGCGGCTGGCCGCATCCGAACCAGCGCATGAGCATGCATGATCTGGGCATTCTGGCGATGCGGCTGATCGACGAGTTTCCCGAATATTATGGCTTCTTCGGCGAGCAGGAATACGACTATGACGGCCGCGCGCCGCAGAACCGGTTCAACCGCAACCCGCTTCTGAAGCTCGGGATCGGCGCCGACGGGCTGAAGACCGGCCATACCCAGGAGGCGGGCTACGGCCTCGTGGGCTCGGCGCTTCAGAACGGGCGGCGGGTGACCTTCGTGGTCTCGGGGCTGGACAGCGCCGAGCAGCGCGCCGAGGAAGGCGAGCGGATCATTAACTGGGCATTCCGGCAGTTCGTCCAGCGCGACGTCCTGCGCCGGGGCGAGCGGCTGGCCGAGACCGATGTCTGGATGGGCGAGATCGAGAAGGTCGGCCTGGTCGCGCGCGACGATCTGGAAGTGCTGCTGCCCGCCATCGTGCGCGACACGGTCGAGGCCGAGGTGCATTACCACGACCCGGTGTTGGCGCCGATCGAGGCCGGCCAGGAGCTGGGCGAACTGGTGATCCAGCGCCCCGACATGGAACCGCTGAGGGTGCCGCTGGTGGCCGAGCGCGCCGTGGCGCGGGGGGGCTTCGTGCCGCGGCTGCGGACCGCGACCGAGGTGATTCTGCGCTGGGCCGAAGAGAAGGCCGCCGACCTCTGA
- a CDS encoding TatD family hydrolase, with the protein MSDTETPQITDSHCHLDFPDFANELDQVVARAEAAGVTRMVTICTRLRQEPQVREIAERYAPVFYAAGTHPMSAAEEPMATLDELLALTKHPKFVGIGETGLDYHYSADSAQVQKQSLRIHIAAAREAGLPLIIHSRAADDDMARILAEEYRNGAYSCVMHCFSSSPELARATLDLGFYLSMSGIATFPKSAEIREIFAAAPLERILVETDSPYLAPPPHRGKRNEPAFAAHTARVGAEVFGLEPAEFAARTQANFDRLFAKAAGWRDAA; encoded by the coding sequence ATGAGCGACACCGAGACCCCCCAAATCACCGACAGCCACTGTCACCTCGACTTCCCCGACTTCGCGAATGAACTGGACCAGGTGGTGGCCCGGGCCGAGGCCGCGGGCGTCACCCGGATGGTGACGATCTGCACCCGCCTGAGGCAGGAGCCGCAGGTGCGCGAGATCGCCGAGCGTTACGCGCCCGTCTTCTACGCCGCCGGCACCCATCCGATGAGCGCGGCCGAAGAGCCGATGGCCACCCTCGACGAGCTGCTGGCGCTGACGAAACATCCCAAATTCGTCGGTATCGGCGAGACCGGGCTCGACTATCACTACAGTGCCGACTCGGCCCAGGTGCAGAAGCAGAGCCTGCGGATCCATATCGCCGCCGCGCGCGAGGCCGGGCTGCCCCTGATCATCCATTCGCGGGCCGCCGATGACGACATGGCGCGGATCCTCGCCGAGGAATACCGCAACGGCGCCTATTCCTGCGTGATGCATTGTTTCAGCTCGTCGCCGGAACTGGCCCGCGCCACGCTCGATCTGGGCTTCTACCTGTCGATGTCGGGCATCGCCACCTTCCCCAAATCGGCCGAGATCCGCGAGATCTTCGCGGCAGCGCCGCTCGAGCGGATCCTGGTCGAGACCGACTCTCCCTATCTGGCGCCGCCGCCCCATCGCGGCAAACGCAACGAGCCCGCCTTTGCCGCCCATACCGCGCGGGTCGGGGCCGAGGTCTTCGGGCTCGAGCCTGCCGAATTCGCGGCCCGGACCCAGGCCAATTTCGACCGGCTCTTCGCCAAGGCCGCCGGCTGGCGGGACGCGGCGTGA
- the tmk gene encoding dTMP kinase: protein MDRSARFISFEGIDGSGKSTQARLLAERLRGQGREVVLTREPGGSPGAEQIRRLVLEGDPDRWSPETELLLFTAARRDHLERTVRPALGRGAVVICDRFADSTRIYQGITRGDLRATVDRLHELMIGCEPDLTFILDMAPATGLARARGRNGSEERFEDFGEALQARGRQGFLDLAAEFPGRCRVVAADRAPEEVARDIARLADEALA from the coding sequence ATGGACAGGTCGGCGCGGTTCATCAGCTTCGAGGGCATCGACGGCTCGGGCAAATCGACCCAGGCGCGCCTGCTGGCCGAGCGGTTGCGCGGCCAGGGACGCGAGGTCGTTCTGACGCGCGAGCCCGGCGGCAGCCCGGGGGCGGAACAGATCCGGCGGCTGGTGCTCGAGGGTGACCCCGACCGCTGGTCGCCCGAGACCGAGCTTCTGCTGTTCACGGCGGCCCGGCGCGACCATCTGGAACGGACGGTCCGTCCCGCGCTCGGTCGCGGCGCGGTGGTGATCTGCGACCGCTTCGCCGATTCCACCCGGATCTATCAGGGCATCACCCGGGGCGATCTGCGCGCCACGGTCGACCGGCTGCACGAGCTGATGATCGGCTGCGAGCCCGACCTGACCTTCATCCTCGACATGGCCCCCGCGACCGGGCTTGCGCGCGCCAGGGGGCGCAACGGCTCCGAGGAACGGTTCGAGGATTTCGGCGAGGCGCTGCAGGCCCGCGGCCGCCAGGGCTTCCTGGATCTCGCGGCCGAGTTTCCCGGTCGCTGCCGGGTGGTCGCGGCCGATCGCGCGCCCGAAGAGGTCGCTCGCGACATCGCCCGGCTGGCTGACGAGGCGCTGGCATGA
- a CDS encoding ABC transporter ATP-binding protein, with product MTGLLNLSEVSVSFGKRPILQDISFGPLESGSVTALLGSNAAGKSTLLRRIAGELKGPGRVEIAGQPVESWPAYHRNRPAHVPQDISMGSSLRVFEAVLLANKQGGGWSVDDEELDVVTHMLDTLGINSLSDRELAALSGGQRQLVSIAQALIREPRVLLLDEPTSALDLQNQFEVLDLLRRLAREWCMCVVVAIHDVNHALRFADCAVVLHDRQVEANGSPVDVLTPPLLGKVYGVEARMETSSQGHPFLIVERSIRNPLGEEHD from the coding sequence ATGACGGGTCTCCTCAATCTGTCGGAAGTCTCGGTCTCCTTCGGCAAACGGCCGATCCTGCAGGACATCAGCTTCGGTCCCCTGGAGAGCGGAAGCGTCACCGCATTGCTTGGCTCCAATGCCGCGGGCAAATCGACCCTGTTGCGCCGGATCGCGGGCGAGCTGAAAGGCCCCGGTCGTGTCGAGATCGCGGGCCAGCCTGTCGAATCCTGGCCCGCCTATCACCGCAACCGCCCCGCCCATGTCCCCCAGGACATCTCGATGGGCTCGTCCTTGCGCGTGTTCGAGGCGGTGCTTCTGGCGAACAAGCAGGGCGGGGGCTGGTCGGTCGATGACGAGGAGCTGGATGTCGTCACGCATATGCTCGATACTCTCGGCATCAACAGCCTTTCTGACCGCGAGCTTGCCGCCCTCAGCGGCGGACAGCGCCAGTTGGTGTCCATTGCGCAGGCTCTTATTCGCGAACCGCGCGTGTTGCTGCTGGACGAGCCGACAAGCGCACTGGATCTGCAAAACCAGTTCGAGGTGCTGGATCTGCTGCGCCGATTGGCTCGGGAATGGTGCATGTGCGTGGTGGTCGCAATCCACGATGTGAACCATGCCTTGCGCTTTGCCGATTGTGCTGTCGTCCTTCACGACAGACAGGTGGAGGCCAATGGTTCGCCCGTCGACGTTCTGACTCCCCCCCTGTTGGGGAAGGTCTATGGCGTCGAGGCGCGCATGGAGACGTCGTCGCAAGGGCATCCATTCCTGATCGTGGAGCGCTCGATCAGAAATCCGCTTGGCGAGGAGCATGACTGA
- a CDS encoding FecCD family ABC transporter permease: protein MTEPLVETPPVSPLQSRNLYLRLTRRRLTLLTGIGLLTVICFLIDLSIGQAHYSSLEVLSALWDTDAPLSVRVILWDIRLPVALAALVVGASLAVAGVQMQTVLGNPLASPFTLGLSAAASFGAALGLILGVSLLPASAVAFAVPANAFLISMGAALFIHRLSQKRGITTEMIVLLGTTLVFTFTALLQALQYVAPDQALSAVVFWTMGSLSRANWLKLGIMSITLALVSLAFAKQAWALTALRLGESRATSLGVPVARLRLRGILLGSLLASVCVSFVGTIGFVGLVAPHIARMLVGEDQRFLLPTSALCGALMLSAASVLSKSLIAGQTLPIGIVTSLVGVPLFFTLIMRAKR from the coding sequence GTGACGGAACCTCTCGTGGAAACTCCGCCCGTATCGCCCCTGCAAAGCCGAAATCTATACCTCCGGCTTACCAGACGGCGGCTGACCCTGCTGACGGGCATCGGGCTGCTGACCGTCATCTGCTTCCTGATCGACCTCTCGATCGGTCAGGCGCATTATAGTTCCCTCGAAGTCCTGTCCGCGCTCTGGGATACGGACGCTCCGCTGTCCGTTCGCGTCATCCTTTGGGACATACGCCTGCCGGTCGCGCTGGCGGCCCTGGTCGTCGGCGCCAGCCTCGCGGTCGCCGGGGTGCAGATGCAGACGGTTTTGGGCAACCCGCTCGCAAGCCCCTTCACGCTTGGGTTGTCGGCGGCAGCGAGCTTTGGCGCGGCTCTCGGCCTGATCCTCGGAGTAAGTCTGTTGCCGGCTTCGGCCGTCGCCTTCGCCGTGCCGGCCAATGCTTTCCTGATCTCCATGGGCGCGGCCTTGTTCATTCACCGGCTCAGCCAGAAGCGCGGCATCACGACGGAAATGATCGTGCTGCTCGGAACGACCCTGGTCTTCACGTTTACCGCGCTGCTCCAGGCATTGCAGTATGTCGCGCCCGATCAGGCGCTTTCCGCTGTCGTGTTCTGGACGATGGGAAGCCTGTCGCGCGCCAACTGGCTCAAGCTGGGCATAATGAGCATCACTCTTGCGCTTGTCTCGCTTGCCTTCGCCAAACAGGCCTGGGCGCTGACTGCGCTGCGCCTCGGCGAGTCCCGCGCAACCAGCCTTGGCGTCCCGGTTGCCCGGTTGCGACTGCGGGGCATTCTGCTCGGGAGCCTTCTGGCCTCTGTTTGCGTCTCCTTTGTCGGCACCATCGGTTTCGTCGGGCTGGTCGCGCCCCATATCGCCCGCATGCTGGTCGGCGAGGATCAGCGTTTCCTGCTGCCGACCTCCGCATTATGCGGTGCGTTGATGCTGTCGGCCGCGTCAGTCCTGAGCAAGTCGCTCATTGCCGGCCAGACGCTTCCGATCGGCATCGTCACGTCCCTGGTTGGGGTGCCGCTGTTCTTCACCTTGATAATGAGGGCGAAGCGATGA
- a CDS encoding TetR/AcrR family transcriptional regulator, with translation MRYKPQKRTSEISGSPRTKPAEVRLDELMSAAEKLFLSQGVEATTVNEIVESANVAKGTFYHYFSSKNEILEALAKRYTEHFLKSVQEAIDGCSPDDWEERLRVWIHANIETYVKTYRIHDIVYTAHHHHDRANQAKSAILDQLLEIIEGGRLAGVWAPNQPKIVALLIYSGVHGATDDIIASKTEDCTSFARSVSDACLHMLPRIGVVAEF, from the coding sequence ATGAGATACAAGCCCCAAAAAAGAACATCCGAAATTTCCGGTTCGCCCAGAACCAAACCCGCTGAAGTTAGGCTGGATGAACTGATGTCGGCGGCAGAAAAGCTGTTTCTGTCGCAAGGGGTCGAGGCAACGACGGTAAACGAAATTGTCGAATCCGCCAACGTAGCCAAGGGTACATTCTACCATTACTTTTCATCCAAAAATGAAATTTTGGAGGCTTTGGCGAAACGCTACACAGAACATTTCTTGAAGTCTGTACAGGAGGCTATTGATGGCTGCTCCCCGGATGATTGGGAGGAACGGCTTCGCGTATGGATTCATGCCAACATCGAAACCTATGTAAAGACATACCGCATACACGATATCGTTTACACGGCTCACCACCATCATGACCGCGCCAACCAAGCGAAGAGCGCAATATTGGATCAGTTGCTGGAAATCATAGAAGGAGGCAGGTTGGCTGGTGTCTGGGCGCCGAACCAACCGAAAATAGTGGCGTTGTTGATCTATTCAGGTGTTCATGGTGCGACCGATGACATCATCGCATCTAAAACAGAAGACTGCACATCCTTTGCGCGGAGTGTTTCCGATGCTTGCCTGCACATGCTGCCGCGGATCGGCGTTGTTGCAGAGTTCTAA
- a CDS encoding N-6 DNA methylase, producing MIPSRGVLIRGKKKADLREKILKRGYIKVITGLLENLFYGSGISVLIIVLDKFQAWASPTDLAHRRV from the coding sequence GTGATCCCGTCCCGCGGGGTGCTCATCCGCGGCAAGAAGAAGGCTGATCTGCGGGAGAAAATTCTCAAGCGTGGCTATATCAAAGTGATCACCGGCCTCCTTGAAAATCTCTTTTACGGCTCCGGCATCTCAGTCTTGATCATCGTGCTGGACAAATTCCAAGCTTGGGCCTCCCCCACTGATTTGGCCCACCGTAGAGTTTAG
- a CDS encoding TonB-dependent siderophore receptor, whose product MASYDQSVPSGTSRPPRPAINYYLGTSVLCLLLATPALSQETKPRKDGNASDLKAFTLEPIVIDVQDGDAGVVAKTSRVGMKADASILETPQSVSVITRDQMDTQNPANTSSALRYTAGATSEAFGAFGSYVDITRIRGIKADYYLDGLRIISNSGSWLPQVDPFTLDSVEVLRGPSSVLYGQGTGGGIVNQVSRRPQDEASHEVSLQFGNFARKHIGIDTTGPLNEDRTLLFRFTASGLDTNGQIDDTKHRRLYLAPALTWRPDDKTSWTVMGTYSYEPEIPDYISLPAVLLGLNNSPYREIKRRRNYNDMNFADSTRKQTSVSSFFEHEFDNGWKFTSNSRYMHVDSNLKRSTVYGFSDVGGVPFLKGYYEDAPAESTTFSTDNFLSGEFDIGPTQHKALVGFDYSFGTIKNELYTDGPILFDPYSDDHNPGKIPDFSASRAAPWKVDRDFNRGGIYLQDQISWDNWLLTLGGRRDWFTSDDETWSYSLTSRVTNYDDSAWSRRIGLSYQFDSGLAPYVSYSTAYDPLLENDWKGNPFKPVETKQTEIGIKYSPEGSNMLLSAAIFELKQTNVKTADALHLGFNTQTGEVRTRGIDLQAAMEVTPNINVIAGYTYLDNEILEDTRHEGNSLTQVPKHSASAWVDYRFNEGALAGLKIGGGVRYQGSTFGDPTNSFKVPAETLVDLGLSYDFAQVSPKFSGALLNVNIGNLFDKDYVSSCTSQLYCFAGERRTVSASLSYRW is encoded by the coding sequence ATGGCGAGCTACGATCAAAGCGTGCCTTCCGGCACATCCCGCCCCCCGCGACCGGCAATAAACTACTATCTGGGCACGTCTGTGCTGTGCCTGTTGCTTGCCACTCCTGCGCTCTCCCAAGAGACGAAGCCTCGCAAGGACGGCAACGCATCGGATCTGAAGGCCTTCACGCTCGAGCCGATCGTCATCGACGTACAAGACGGCGATGCCGGCGTCGTTGCGAAGACCTCTCGCGTGGGGATGAAGGCCGATGCGTCGATCCTCGAAACGCCGCAATCGGTATCGGTCATCACGCGCGACCAGATGGATACCCAGAACCCCGCCAACACCAGTTCCGCGTTGCGCTACACGGCCGGGGCGACGAGCGAGGCTTTCGGCGCGTTCGGCAGCTATGTCGACATCACCCGCATTCGCGGGATCAAGGCCGACTATTACCTTGATGGGTTGAGGATCATCAGCAACTCCGGCAGCTGGTTGCCCCAGGTCGACCCCTTCACCCTCGACAGCGTGGAGGTGCTTCGCGGACCGTCATCCGTATTGTACGGTCAGGGAACGGGTGGCGGCATTGTCAATCAGGTCAGCCGACGACCGCAGGACGAAGCATCGCATGAAGTGAGCCTTCAGTTCGGCAATTTCGCGCGCAAGCATATCGGAATTGATACAACCGGCCCGCTGAACGAAGACCGAACTCTTCTGTTTCGTTTCACGGCGAGCGGCCTCGATACGAATGGGCAAATCGACGACACGAAACACCGCCGCCTGTATCTTGCCCCTGCCCTGACCTGGCGTCCCGACGACAAAACATCGTGGACGGTCATGGGCACCTATTCCTACGAGCCCGAGATACCCGACTATATCAGCCTGCCAGCCGTTCTTCTGGGATTGAACAACAGCCCATATCGCGAAATCAAGAGGCGCCGAAATTACAACGACATGAATTTCGCCGATTCCACGCGAAAGCAGACCTCGGTCAGTTCGTTCTTCGAACACGAGTTCGATAACGGTTGGAAATTCACATCCAACTCACGCTACATGCATGTCGATTCCAACCTCAAGCGCAGCACCGTATATGGTTTTTCGGACGTCGGCGGCGTTCCCTTCCTGAAAGGCTATTACGAAGACGCCCCCGCCGAATCCACCACATTCTCCACTGACAATTTCCTCAGCGGCGAATTTGATATTGGCCCTACGCAACACAAGGCGCTGGTCGGTTTTGACTACTCGTTCGGAACCATCAAAAACGAGCTGTATACTGACGGGCCCATCCTTTTCGATCCCTATTCAGACGACCACAACCCGGGCAAGATCCCCGATTTCTCGGCCAGCCGCGCCGCACCATGGAAAGTCGATCGCGATTTCAACCGCGGCGGCATATACCTGCAGGACCAGATCTCCTGGGACAATTGGCTGTTGACGCTTGGGGGACGTCGCGACTGGTTCACCAGCGACGACGAGACGTGGAGCTACTCGCTGACCTCGCGCGTCACGAATTATGACGATAGCGCCTGGAGCAGGCGGATCGGCCTGAGCTATCAATTCGACAGCGGCCTGGCACCCTATGTAAGCTATTCCACCGCATACGATCCGCTTCTTGAAAACGACTGGAAGGGAAACCCCTTCAAGCCGGTCGAGACGAAGCAAACCGAGATCGGCATCAAATACAGTCCGGAAGGCTCGAACATGCTGCTGAGTGCGGCGATCTTCGAGCTCAAGCAGACCAACGTCAAGACAGCCGATGCGCTGCATCTGGGGTTCAATACGCAAACCGGCGAGGTTCGCACGCGCGGCATCGACCTGCAGGCAGCGATGGAGGTCACGCCGAACATCAATGTCATTGCGGGATATACCTATCTGGACAATGAAATCCTCGAGGATACCCGTCATGAGGGGAACTCCCTGACGCAGGTTCCCAAGCACAGCGCCTCCGCCTGGGTCGATTATCGCTTCAACGAAGGAGCTTTGGCGGGTCTCAAGATCGGCGGCGGGGTGCGTTATCAGGGCTCGACCTTCGGAGATCCGACCAACAGCTTCAAAGTTCCCGCCGAAACGCTCGTCGATTTGGGGTTGAGCTACGATTTCGCTCAGGTGTCGCCCAAATTCTCCGGCGCCCTGCTCAATGTCAATATCGGCAACTTGTTCGACAAGGACTACGTTTCAAGCTGCACGTCGCAACTCTATTGCTTCGCCGGCGAACGGAGAACCGTTTCCGCATCGCTTTCCTATCGCTGGTAA
- a CDS encoding SPOR domain-containing protein, translated as MQAYRIARVVLLLGVAGGLSACQGAGFGLFKKDDTETMPVRAESSAAAAAEGEEAEAPEVFHVEEAGLWDGRPSLGGIWVAHPDAADPERVLIRNSETGQSVTGALFRRERENPGPRLQVSSEAAARIGLLAGQPTEISVTALRRVPAPEAGGRKAVPAEADAGGRFVQVATLDSADRAEATAARLDKAGLSAEIRAPDPGGQGLWRVVAGPAKTEADRAVLIEAVRGLGYDDAYAVNR; from the coding sequence ATGCAAGCTTACCGGATCGCGCGGGTGGTGCTCCTTCTGGGCGTGGCGGGCGGTTTGTCCGCCTGCCAGGGCGCCGGTTTCGGGCTTTTCAAGAAAGACGACACCGAAACCATGCCTGTCCGAGCCGAATCTTCCGCCGCGGCGGCGGCCGAAGGCGAGGAGGCCGAGGCGCCCGAGGTCTTCCATGTCGAGGAGGCCGGGCTCTGGGACGGGCGGCCCTCGCTGGGCGGGATCTGGGTCGCGCATCCCGATGCGGCCGATCCCGAACGGGTGCTGATCCGAAATTCCGAAACCGGCCAGTCGGTCACGGGGGCGCTGTTCCGGCGCGAACGCGAAAATCCGGGGCCGCGGCTTCAGGTGTCCTCGGAGGCCGCGGCCCGGATCGGGCTGCTGGCCGGGCAGCCGACCGAGATCTCCGTCACCGCGCTCCGGCGGGTGCCGGCTCCGGAGGCGGGAGGCCGGAAGGCAGTGCCCGCCGAGGCGGATGCGGGTGGCCGTTTCGTGCAGGTGGCCACGCTTGACAGCGCCGACCGGGCGGAGGCGACCGCCGCGCGGCTGGACAAGGCCGGGCTCTCGGCCGAAATCCGCGCGCCGGATCCGGGCGGGCAGGGGCTCTGGCGCGTCGTCGCCGGTCCCGCTAAGACCGAAGCCGACCGGGCGGTGCTGATCGAGGCGGTGCGCGGGCTGGGCTATGACGATGCCTATGCCGTCAACCGCTGA
- a CDS encoding DNA polymerase III subunit delta', which yields MSGTELPEPDRIEGAPHPRDTVRLIGQGAAEAAFLDAFTGGRMHHGWLITGPRGVGKATLAWSVARFLLTRPAAAEGAGLFGAAPAPDSLAVPADHPVARRMAAQSEPGLFVLRRGPNDKGNALSAEIRVDDVRRLKSFFALSSAEGGRRVVIVDTADEMNASAANALLKLLEEPPANTTLLLVSHSPARLLPTIRSRCRELRLGPLGPAEMAEALAQAGQDDSQGAALAELSGGSVGEAIRLARNDGLALYADLVALLAGHPRLDRMRLLKFAESTAGRGAEGRFDLVLRLIELALARLARTGATGNPPPEAAAGEAALLTRLAPDAAAARLWAEAAQDLIARARQGRAVNLDPASLILDTVLRLDETAGRLAA from the coding sequence ATGAGCGGGACCGAGCTTCCCGAGCCCGACCGGATCGAGGGCGCGCCGCATCCGCGCGACACGGTCCGCCTGATCGGGCAGGGCGCCGCCGAGGCCGCCTTTCTCGACGCCTTCACCGGCGGTCGGATGCATCACGGCTGGCTGATCACGGGGCCGCGCGGGGTGGGCAAGGCGACGCTGGCCTGGTCGGTCGCGCGCTTTCTGCTGACCCGGCCCGCGGCGGCAGAGGGGGCGGGGCTTTTCGGGGCCGCGCCCGCGCCTGACAGCCTTGCGGTTCCGGCCGATCACCCGGTCGCGCGGCGGATGGCGGCACAATCCGAGCCCGGGCTTTTCGTGCTTCGGCGGGGGCCCAATGACAAGGGCAACGCGCTCTCGGCCGAGATCCGGGTCGACGATGTGCGGCGGCTGAAATCCTTTTTCGCGCTGTCCTCGGCCGAGGGCGGACGGCGGGTGGTGATCGTCGACACCGCCGACGAGATGAATGCGAGCGCGGCCAATGCGCTGCTGAAGCTGCTGGAAGAGCCGCCCGCGAATACGACGCTGCTGCTTGTCAGCCATTCGCCCGCACGGCTTCTGCCGACGATCCGGTCGCGCTGCCGCGAGCTTCGGCTGGGGCCGCTCGGGCCTGCCGAGATGGCAGAGGCGCTGGCGCAGGCGGGGCAGGATGACAGTCAGGGCGCGGCGCTGGCCGAACTGTCGGGCGGCTCGGTGGGCGAGGCGATCCGGCTGGCCCGGAATGACGGTCTTGCGCTTTACGCCGATCTGGTGGCGCTTCTGGCGGGGCATCCCCGGCTCGACCGGATGCGGCTGCTGAAATTTGCCGAAAGCACGGCGGGCCGGGGCGCGGAGGGGCGTTTCGATCTGGTCCTGAGGCTGATCGAACTGGCGCTGGCCCGGCTGGCCCGGACCGGCGCCACCGGCAACCCGCCGCCAGAGGCGGCCGCGGGCGAGGCGGCGCTTCTGACCCGGCTGGCCCCCGATGCCGCCGCCGCCCGGCTCTGGGCCGAAGCCGCGCAGGACCTGATCGCGCGCGCCCGCCAGGGCCGGGCGGTGAACCTTGACCCCGCTTCCCTCATCCTCGATACCGTTCTCAGACTGGACGAGACCGCCGGCCGACTGGCCGCCTGA